In the genome of Polaribacter atrinae, one region contains:
- a CDS encoding zinc-binding alcohol dehydrogenase family protein, whose product MKVIGFKTSLPISNPKSFIEVETEKHLPTNRDLLVRVEAISVNPVDYKIRQGSLKDKVQDIPKIIGWDAVGVVEMVGDNVSLFKKGDKVWYAGDITRSGSNQEYQLVDERIVGFAPTISNEDSAALPLTSLTAYELFIDRMRLSKERDENKSILIVGGAGGVGSIAIQLAKKILGLTVIATASRKESINWCKKMGADYVVNHKNLVENVNNLGFETVDIIVDFVDLNQYWEAFAKLIKPQGQIGSISDPTQPINLRLLKSKSVSFYWELMFTRSMFQTKDMIAQHHILNKVADWFNKGMLQSTVGRVLTGFTVSNLREAHEQLESRTTIGKIVIKF is encoded by the coding sequence ATGAAAGTAATTGGATTTAAAACATCGTTGCCCATCAGCAACCCAAAAAGTTTTATCGAAGTTGAAACAGAAAAGCACCTACCAACAAACAGGGATTTGTTAGTACGGGTTGAAGCTATTTCCGTAAACCCCGTGGACTATAAAATCCGCCAAGGTAGCCTCAAAGATAAGGTACAGGATATTCCAAAAATAATAGGCTGGGATGCTGTGGGTGTTGTTGAAATGGTTGGTGACAACGTATCCCTGTTTAAAAAAGGGGATAAGGTATGGTATGCTGGCGACATCACAAGAAGTGGTTCAAACCAAGAATATCAATTGGTTGACGAACGCATTGTCGGATTTGCCCCAACAATTAGCAACGAAGATTCAGCAGCATTGCCTTTAACCTCACTTACAGCTTATGAGTTGTTTATTGATAGAATGAGATTAAGTAAGGAAAGAGATGAGAATAAATCCATACTTATTGTTGGTGGAGCAGGCGGTGTGGGTTCTATTGCAATACAACTTGCTAAGAAAATTTTGGGATTAACAGTAATAGCAACTGCTTCAAGAAAAGAATCGATAAATTGGTGCAAAAAAATGGGTGCAGACTATGTTGTTAATCATAAAAACCTCGTAGAAAATGTTAATAATTTGGGCTTTGAAACAGTAGATATCATTGTTGATTTTGTTGATTTAAATCAATATTGGGAAGCGTTTGCTAAACTCATCAAACCGCAAGGTCAAATAGGCTCTATTAGTGATCCAACACAGCCCATAAATCTTAGATTGTTAAAAAGCAAAAGTGTTAGTTTCTATTGGGAACTAATGTTTACTCGTTCTATGTTTCAGACAAAAGATATGATTGCCCAACATCATATCCTAAATAAAGTTGCAGATTGGTTCAACAAAGGAATGCTTCAATCAACTGTTGGAAGAGTTTTAACCGGGTTTACGGTATCCAATTTAAGAGAAGCACACGAACAATTAGAATCGAGAACTACAATCGGGAAAATAGTAATCAAATTTTAA
- a CDS encoding helix-turn-helix domain-containing protein gives MNELKNKFSMAQIIIDKQNGELAFRLEEFNDLSQFDHLQRRNYYSIVLLFGISYELSVDFQSFELQGNQMICLAPYQPFMIRSEEKCQGYLLNFHPDFFCTYRHQNEIETEGFLFNNFHGLPYFTVNEQSLFLNLIDQISKEMDKDSIAQHEVLVAFLKVFLIEAVRHKKQFDQQLTPRLSDSKTEILQNLVDAIESNYCKFHSPQEYADELCVSPKTLAGIVKKYLNQTTSSLISNRIIIEAKRELYLTSKPVKQVAAFLGYDDEFYFSRFFKKKVGVSPDIYRKTVGFAKLESN, from the coding sequence TTGAATGAGCTAAAAAATAAATTTAGTATGGCCCAAATAATTATAGACAAACAAAACGGGGAACTTGCGTTTAGATTAGAAGAATTCAACGACCTAAGCCAGTTTGATCATTTACAAAGAAGAAATTATTATTCTATCGTATTGTTATTTGGAATTAGCTATGAACTAAGCGTTGATTTTCAAAGTTTTGAATTGCAAGGAAATCAAATGATTTGTTTGGCTCCGTATCAACCTTTCATGATACGTTCTGAAGAAAAGTGTCAGGGTTATTTATTGAATTTTCATCCCGATTTTTTTTGTACATATAGACATCAAAACGAAATAGAGACCGAGGGATTCCTTTTTAATAATTTCCATGGTTTACCCTATTTTACTGTAAACGAGCAAAGCCTATTTCTTAATTTGATTGATCAAATTTCGAAAGAGATGGACAAAGACTCAATCGCTCAGCATGAAGTTCTTGTGGCATTTTTAAAAGTGTTTTTAATAGAAGCGGTCAGACATAAGAAACAATTCGATCAACAATTAACTCCCAGATTGTCAGATTCAAAAACAGAAATTTTACAAAATTTAGTCGATGCAATTGAGAGTAATTATTGCAAATTCCATTCTCCCCAAGAATACGCAGATGAACTATGTGTAAGTCCTAAAACTTTAGCCGGTATCGTCAAGAAATATCTCAATCAAACGACTTCATCCTTAATTTCAAATAGGATCATTATTGAGGCGAAACGAGAACTTTATCTAACTTCTAAACCAGTGAAACAAGTTGCTGCTTTTTTAGGTTATGACGATGAATTCTATTTCAGTCGTTTTTTTAAAAAGAAGGTAGGAGTATCACCTGATATTTATCGTAAGACAGTTGGTTTTGCTAAACTAGAGTCAAATTAA
- a CDS encoding putative quinol monooxygenase, whose product MKFKSLIKLSSLVLILGITIQTFPQSKKSNIMDNTKNEKIGLLVIMKAKEGKEQEVKEFLLGGLSLVNAEPKTESWFAFQIDEQTFGIYDTFETEEGRQAHLKGEVAKALLANAGDLLEGFDSSRDIKTVDVQASNHKVGNQNKGLLVIMKAKEGKTSAVEDFLQAGKSLVSSEPATLSWYAIKINEETYAIFDTFADDAGRDAHLSGKVAAALMENAPVILEGFDASAIQKINILASK is encoded by the coding sequence ATGAAATTTAAAAGTTTAATCAAATTAAGTAGCCTAGTTCTAATTCTAGGGATAACAATTCAAACATTTCCTCAATCTAAAAAAAGTAATATTATGGACAACACAAAAAATGAAAAAATCGGATTATTAGTAATCATGAAAGCGAAAGAAGGTAAGGAGCAAGAAGTAAAAGAGTTTCTTCTAGGTGGTTTATCATTGGTAAATGCAGAACCAAAAACTGAATCTTGGTTTGCATTTCAAATAGATGAACAAACTTTCGGAATTTATGACACATTTGAAACTGAAGAAGGCAGACAGGCACACTTAAAAGGAGAAGTGGCAAAAGCCTTATTGGCCAATGCTGGAGATCTTTTAGAAGGTTTTGATTCTAGCAGAGACATTAAGACTGTTGATGTTCAGGCAAGTAATCATAAAGTGGGTAATCAGAATAAGGGATTGTTGGTGATTATGAAAGCCAAAGAAGGAAAGACATCTGCAGTGGAGGATTTCTTACAAGCGGGCAAGTCATTGGTAAGTTCTGAGCCTGCAACTTTATCTTGGTATGCTATTAAAATCAATGAAGAAACCTATGCCATTTTCGATACGTTTGCAGATGACGCTGGCAGAGATGCTCATTTATCAGGGAAAGTAGCAGCAGCGTTGATGGAGAATGCGCCTGTAATTTTGGAAGGCTTTGATGCTTCAGCAATTCAAAAAATTAACATTCTAGCTTCAAAATAA
- a CDS encoding low temperature requirement protein A gives MEYFLKHRHATWLELFFDLVFVSSIGVVTHNLAHTHNNHLTSEQIWLFPLQFIIIWWIWTVHTLFSNRFNHDNRIERIFSLTIMFLMIVMAAFFGDDLFQNYPAFVGFYAVIKLILVFLFFRASNQDQHSVSYARKSGYVILFGTGISAFSIFMETPLREIILVSGILIEMLGIYLVSTRNLEKPKPVHREHLVERIGLSSIILLGESIISLTGTLRSVNWDILSIVAAVTGFIMIGLIWWIYYDSFPVNERIKSMTNGFPMLYSHLFLAMGFVIMANVIRHAILNDLNMNEFRILAITGMSFFYIGKQTVYIVFIPPFRKRMTINTLVCIFITIASTFLPKIEYALVGITIGMLFYTFANFKFILTKDISEYVTKE, from the coding sequence TTGGAATATTTTCTAAAACACCGACATGCTACCTGGCTCGAACTATTCTTCGACCTAGTTTTTGTATCCAGCATTGGAGTAGTGACTCATAATCTGGCGCATACTCATAATAATCATTTAACTTCTGAACAGATTTGGCTATTCCCTTTACAATTTATTATAATCTGGTGGATCTGGACTGTACATACCTTATTTTCCAATCGATTCAATCATGATAATAGGATTGAAAGAATCTTTAGTCTTACCATTATGTTCTTGATGATAGTCATGGCTGCATTTTTTGGAGATGATCTCTTTCAGAATTATCCTGCCTTTGTCGGTTTTTATGCGGTTATAAAGTTAATATTGGTGTTTTTATTTTTTAGAGCATCTAATCAAGACCAGCACTCTGTAAGTTATGCTAGGAAAAGTGGTTATGTAATTCTTTTCGGCACGGGAATTTCAGCTTTTTCCATTTTCATGGAAACCCCCTTAAGGGAAATTATTTTGGTTTCCGGAATTCTAATTGAAATGCTCGGTATTTATCTTGTAAGTACACGGAATTTGGAGAAACCAAAACCGGTCCATCGCGAACATCTGGTAGAACGAATAGGATTGTCTTCAATAATACTTCTGGGAGAATCTATTATAAGTCTTACAGGTACTTTAAGAAGTGTCAATTGGGACATTTTAAGTATTGTGGCAGCAGTTACGGGTTTTATTATGATTGGCCTTATTTGGTGGATATATTACGATAGTTTTCCTGTCAATGAGCGGATTAAATCTATGACCAACGGGTTTCCTATGTTGTATTCCCACTTGTTTTTAGCTATGGGTTTTGTAATCATGGCTAATGTGATTCGACATGCTATTTTAAATGATCTAAATATGAATGAGTTTAGAATTCTGGCGATTACTGGAATGAGCTTTTTTTACATCGGAAAACAAACCGTTTATATTGTTTTTATTCCTCCGTTCCGTAAAAGGATGACAATTAATACACTGGTATGTATTTTTATAACCATAGCATCTACCTTTTTGCCAAAAATAGAATATGCGCTTGTTGGAATTACAATAGGTATGCTGTTTTACACGTTTGCCAATTTCAAGTTTATCTTAACCAAGGATATATCTGAGTATGTTACGAAAGAATAA
- a CDS encoding Crp/Fnr family transcriptional regulator: MNIIESKLKKLKLKKGTTILKADDKVNSQYYVYNGCLRTYFIDKSGKEHTLQFAINDWWISDYTAFFTASKAIMYIETIQEATLYEISKKSMEDLFVEIPQLETFFRKKMERAFASFQKRILANLAQSAKERYVSFISTYPKIEQTVKNYHIASYLGITTESLSRIRKEISHN, encoded by the coding sequence ATGAATATTATTGAAAGTAAACTTAAAAAACTCAAGTTAAAAAAAGGGACTACAATATTAAAAGCAGATGATAAAGTGAACAGTCAATATTATGTTTACAACGGATGTTTAAGAACTTACTTTATTGACAAATCTGGTAAAGAACATACTTTGCAATTCGCCATTAATGATTGGTGGATAAGCGATTATACGGCTTTCTTCACAGCATCCAAAGCGATTATGTATATTGAAACTATTCAGGAAGCAACTTTGTATGAAATTTCCAAAAAAAGTATGGAAGATTTATTTGTAGAGATTCCACAATTAGAAACTTTTTTCAGAAAAAAAATGGAAAGAGCTTTTGCTAGCTTTCAAAAAAGAATATTAGCAAATTTAGCCCAATCAGCTAAAGAAAGATACGTTTCTTTTATTAGCACTTACCCAAAAATTGAACAGACTGTAAAAAATTACCATATAGCTTCTTATCTAGGAATTACTACCGAAAGCTTAAGTAGAATTAGAAAAGAAATATCTCATAATTGA
- a CDS encoding type 1 glutamine amidotransferase domain-containing protein, producing the protein MKKVLFVLTNHEDLGDTGLKTGFWIEEFAAPYYLLKDKGIEITMASPKGGQPPIDPKSNEPDFQTPATIRFNDDKETKEILSKTIKLETVNQADYDAVFYPGGHGVVWDLAEDENSIALIEDFYNNNKPVAAVCHAPAIFKNTKNTDGTSLVNGKKVTGFTNGEEEAVQLTSVVPFLVEEMLKSNGGIYTKKADWSPYAVEDGLLITGQNPASSEPVAELLLEKLK; encoded by the coding sequence ATGAAAAAAGTATTATTTGTATTAACTAATCACGAAGATTTAGGAGATACTGGATTGAAAACTGGTTTTTGGATTGAAGAATTTGCAGCACCTTATTACTTATTAAAAGATAAAGGAATTGAAATTACTATGGCATCTCCAAAAGGTGGACAACCTCCAATTGACCCAAAAAGTAATGAACCAGATTTCCAAACTCCAGCAACCATAAGATTTAATGATGATAAAGAAACTAAAGAGATCTTATCTAAAACAATAAAATTGGAAACTGTAAATCAAGCAGATTATGACGCAGTATTTTATCCTGGTGGACACGGTGTTGTATGGGATTTAGCTGAAGATGAAAACTCAATTGCCTTAATAGAAGATTTTTATAACAACAATAAACCTGTTGCTGCTGTTTGTCACGCTCCTGCAATTTTTAAAAACACAAAAAATACGGATGGGACATCTTTGGTTAATGGGAAAAAAGTAACTGGATTTACAAACGGAGAAGAAGAAGCTGTTCAACTAACTTCTGTTGTTCCATTTTTGGTTGAAGAAATGTTAAAGAGTAATGGTGGAATTTACACTAAAAAAGCAGACTGGAGTCCTTATGCGGTCGAAGATGGTTTGTTAATAACCGGACAAAATCCTGCATCTTCAGAACCAGTTGCCGAACTATTACTAGAAAAGTTAAAGTAA
- a CDS encoding Fic family protein translates to MNDFKLEKLPLKKDIETKNVLKKLNEAHRALAELKGLVSSIPNENILINTLGLQEAKDSSEIENIITTHDDLYKAELNLDGVKSLDAKEVQNYISALKIGYSLISKRNILTNNDIIQIQSELEKNNAGFRKVPGTALKNAKTGETIYTPPQDLETIKNLMSNLEQFINDDTLSDFDPIVKMAIIHYQFESIHPFYDGNGRTGRIINVLYLVMKDLLDLPILYLSRFIIENKAKYYELLQEVRITDNWENWLIYIIKAVEQTSKQTIILIKDIQKLMLEYKHIIRDNYKFYSQDLLNNLFQHPYTKIEFIERDLGVSRITAANYLNRLAKDGILTKQKLGTGNYYVNEKLYTILTKKVL, encoded by the coding sequence ATGAATGACTTTAAACTTGAAAAACTTCCTTTAAAAAAAGACATTGAAACAAAAAATGTTCTTAAAAAATTAAATGAAGCTCATAGAGCATTAGCTGAATTAAAAGGTTTAGTATCTAGTATTCCAAATGAAAATATCCTAATTAATACATTAGGTTTACAAGAAGCAAAAGATAGTTCTGAAATTGAAAATATCATCACAACACACGATGATCTTTATAAAGCTGAACTAAATTTAGATGGAGTAAAATCGTTAGATGCTAAAGAAGTTCAAAATTATATTTCTGCATTAAAAATTGGGTATTCATTAATTTCAAAAAGAAATATTTTAACAAATAATGACATTATCCAAATACAATCTGAATTAGAAAAAAACAATGCTGGTTTTAGAAAAGTACCTGGAACTGCATTAAAAAATGCTAAAACTGGAGAAACAATTTATACTCCGCCACAAGACCTTGAAACTATAAAAAATTTAATGTCTAATTTAGAACAATTTATTAATGACGATACTTTATCTGACTTTGACCCAATAGTAAAAATGGCTATTATACATTATCAATTTGAAAGTATCCACCCTTTTTATGACGGTAATGGTAGAACAGGAAGAATTATTAATGTGCTTTATTTAGTAATGAAAGATTTACTTGATTTACCTATTTTATATTTGAGTAGGTTCATTATTGAAAATAAAGCTAAATATTATGAATTATTACAAGAAGTTAGAATAACTGACAATTGGGAAAATTGGTTAATCTATATTATCAAAGCAGTCGAGCAAACCTCTAAACAAACTATAATTCTAATAAAAGATATTCAGAAATTAATGCTTGAATATAAACACATAATTAGAGATAATTATAAATTTTATAGTCAAGATTTATTGAATAATTTATTTCAACATCCATACACAAAAATTGAGTTTATAGAAAGAGATTTAGGAGTATCAAGAATTACAGCTGCTAATTATTTAAATAGACTTGCGAAAGACGGAATTCTAACAAAACAGAAACTTGGAACAGGAAATTACTATGTCAATGAAAAATTATATACGATTTTAACAAAAAAAGTACTTTAG
- a CDS encoding helix-turn-helix domain-containing protein, with protein sequence MQKIKEFEESKHYLDKNMSLPTLISLLNTNTTYLRSFIKKHKNTDYNNYINELRIQYIKEKLTTDKDYLNYKISYLANKCGFRSHSKFSTNFKKFTGLCPSEFITDIRNKSI encoded by the coding sequence ATGCAGAAAATAAAAGAATTTGAAGAATCTAAGCATTATTTAGATAAAAATATGTCTTTGCCTACTCTAATTAGTTTACTAAATACAAATACTACCTATTTGAGATCTTTTATTAAAAAACATAAAAATACAGATTACAACAATTATATTAATGAATTGAGAATACAATATATTAAAGAAAAATTAACTACAGACAAAGATTATTTAAATTATAAAATTAGTTATCTAGCAAATAAATGCGGTTTCCGTTCTCATAGTAAATTCTCTACAAATTTTAAAAAATTTACAGGTTTATGTCCTTCAGAGTTCATTACAGATATAAGAAATAAATCTATTTAG
- a CDS encoding heavy-metal-associated domain-containing protein, with protein sequence MKKVILSLAIIATVGFTSCKNETKQKTNTTEISKEVANASLTFGVRGNCGMCKNTIEKAANAVEGVSNANWSIDKKKIEVSFDDTKTDVMAIHTAIAASGYDTEKVSGSEEAYNGLPGCCKYDHTMAMNQSGEVTADDHANHD encoded by the coding sequence ATGAAAAAAGTAATTTTAAGTTTAGCTATTATAGCTACAGTCGGTTTTACAAGTTGTAAAAATGAAACCAAACAAAAAACAAATACTACAGAAATTTCTAAAGAAGTAGCAAACGCTTCGCTAACTTTTGGAGTTAGAGGAAACTGTGGTATGTGTAAAAATACCATTGAAAAAGCAGCCAATGCTGTAGAAGGTGTTTCCAATGCCAATTGGAGTATTGATAAAAAGAAAATAGAAGTATCTTTTGATGATACTAAGACAGATGTAATGGCAATTCATACTGCAATTGCGGCTTCTGGTTATGATACAGAAAAAGTATCAGGAAGCGAAGAAGCATACAATGGTTTACCTGGTTGTTGTAAATATGATCATACAATGGCAATGAATCAGTCTGGAGAAGTAACAGCAGATGATCATGCTAATCACGATTAA
- a CDS encoding efflux RND transporter periplasmic adaptor subunit, whose protein sequence is MKKYIIYIVLLALGLFLGWLLFGGNTAPTETAHKHDVATETNQMWTCSMHPQIMQPEAGDCPICGMDLIPAASSEEGLLADEFKLSKNAMALANIQVSIVGKGISNANSGTVLSGKITENENETATMPAHFNGRVEKLFVNSLGERVKKGQAVAQIYSPELIAAQQELITAYTLKESQPQLYKAVKNKFKNWMIHGAQLTEVEQTGHVKNSFTIYSHVAGVVTEIAINEGSHIMDGKPIFKVSNLHSVWANFDVYENQISQFKEGQDIVITTNAYSDKEFKGKVDFIDPILDSKTRTVNLRVVLNNKNDLFKPGMFVEGKIKRIDSSTKKEVLSIAASAVLWTGKRSVVYLKTNPNEPVFEMREITVGKQIGENYLVLEGLNNGDEIVTNGTFTVDAAAQLQGKKSMMNKKGGKVMTGHEGHMDMKTNTSDTKKPLNKNERIAVSKEFQDQLNVVFNTYIELKNALAIDNTQNLKKQSKHLLTDLGKVDMKLLKSKNAHQHWMPLEKELKATANLISNTDDIKVQRTYFKNLSSNMAIALEVFGIHEKVYHLYCPMSDNNKGAYWLSKEEKVVNPYFGGAMLTCGEVKKVIE, encoded by the coding sequence ATGAAAAAATATATCATTTACATCGTTCTTTTAGCTCTTGGGCTATTTTTAGGGTGGCTGCTTTTTGGAGGAAACACAGCACCTACAGAAACTGCGCACAAACATGATGTGGCTACAGAAACAAATCAAATGTGGACTTGTTCTATGCATCCTCAAATTATGCAACCAGAAGCAGGCGACTGTCCTATTTGTGGAATGGATTTAATTCCTGCTGCAAGCAGTGAAGAAGGATTGTTAGCAGATGAATTTAAGCTTTCTAAAAATGCCATGGCATTAGCAAACATACAAGTATCCATCGTTGGAAAAGGTATTTCTAATGCTAATTCTGGGACTGTTTTATCAGGAAAAATTACAGAGAATGAAAACGAAACAGCCACTATGCCAGCTCACTTTAATGGTAGAGTAGAAAAATTATTTGTAAATTCTTTGGGAGAACGTGTTAAAAAAGGACAAGCCGTTGCACAAATTTATTCTCCAGAATTAATTGCAGCGCAACAAGAATTAATTACTGCGTATACATTAAAAGAATCGCAACCTCAATTGTACAAAGCTGTTAAAAATAAGTTCAAAAATTGGATGATTCATGGCGCGCAGTTAACAGAAGTGGAACAAACAGGACACGTAAAAAATAGTTTTACCATTTATTCTCATGTAGCTGGCGTGGTTACAGAAATTGCCATCAATGAAGGTTCTCATATTATGGATGGGAAACCCATTTTTAAAGTCTCTAATTTACATAGCGTTTGGGCAAATTTTGATGTCTATGAAAATCAAATTAGTCAATTTAAAGAAGGGCAAGATATTGTAATCACAACAAATGCTTATTCAGATAAAGAATTTAAAGGGAAAGTCGATTTTATTGATCCTATCTTAGATAGTAAAACAAGAACGGTAAATTTAAGAGTCGTGTTAAATAATAAAAACGATCTTTTTAAACCAGGAATGTTTGTAGAAGGCAAAATTAAAAGAATTGATTCTTCAACTAAAAAGGAAGTTTTATCCATAGCTGCTTCGGCTGTTTTATGGACCGGAAAACGCTCTGTAGTCTATCTAAAAACAAACCCAAATGAACCTGTTTTTGAAATGCGTGAAATTACTGTAGGGAAACAAATAGGTGAAAATTATCTGGTTTTAGAAGGGCTAAATAATGGTGATGAAATTGTAACCAACGGAACCTTTACGGTAGATGCTGCTGCCCAATTACAAGGCAAAAAATCGATGATGAATAAAAAAGGTGGTAAAGTAATGACAGGTCATGAAGGACATATGGATATGAAAACCAATACTTCAGACACGAAGAAACCTTTAAATAAAAATGAAAGAATAGCTGTTTCTAAAGAGTTTCAAGATCAATTAAACGTGGTTTTTAATACTTATATTGAATTAAAGAATGCTTTGGCAATAGATAATACTCAGAACCTTAAAAAGCAATCGAAACATTTATTAACTGATTTAGGGAAAGTAGATATGAAGTTATTAAAGAGTAAAAATGCACATCAGCATTGGATGCCTTTAGAAAAAGAACTAAAAGCAACTGCTAATTTAATTTCTAATACAGATGATATTAAAGTTCAAAGAACCTATTTTAAGAATTTATCATCAAATATGGCCATTGCGTTAGAAGTGTTTGGTATTCATGAAAAAGTATATCATTTGTACTGCCCAATGTCTGATAATAACAAAGGTGCTTATTGGTTAAGTAAAGAAGAAAAAGTAGTAAATCCTTATTTTGGAGGTGCTATGTTAACCTGTGGAGAAGTAAAAAAAGTAATAGAATAA
- a CDS encoding TolC family protein yields the protein MKNYKNHITQLVIFLLCSFFFVLQGNSQELETYINIALENNPEIQKFELQYRIASEKVNEVNTLPNTEFSAGYFVLEPETRTGTQRFKVSAKQMLPWFGTITSRENYASSLADTKYEDIVIAKRKLMVSVSKSYYKLYVNKAKQAILVENNKLLKTYETLALTSIEVGKASAVDLFRLQMRQNELEQLRLVLEQQFLTEQTTFNNLLNRENTIKIDVVDALLMPSKGFDINTNNLDLHPELLKYDKLFQSVAQSELMNQKESQPSFGFGFDYINIHAGPDITFSEKGKDILMPTVSLSIPIFNKKYKSKTKQNELQQQEIEAQKQERLNTLETFLDKAINDRISARITYNTQVKNLKQAKAAEDILIKSYETGTIDFNDVLDIQELQLKFQMNQIEAVKNYYFQTTNINYLIN from the coding sequence ATGAAAAACTATAAAAATCATATAACACAGCTAGTTATCTTTCTTCTTTGTTCTTTCTTCTTTGTTCTACAAGGAAATTCTCAAGAACTAGAAACCTACATAAACATTGCTTTAGAAAACAATCCTGAAATTCAAAAATTTGAGTTACAATATCGTATTGCATCAGAAAAAGTAAATGAAGTCAACACCTTACCAAACACAGAATTTAGTGCAGGTTATTTTGTGTTAGAACCAGAAACAAGGACAGGAACACAACGTTTTAAAGTATCGGCAAAACAAATGTTGCCTTGGTTTGGAACCATTACATCTCGTGAAAATTATGCGAGTTCTTTGGCTGATACAAAGTATGAAGATATTGTAATTGCCAAACGAAAATTAATGGTTTCTGTATCAAAATCGTACTATAAATTATATGTAAACAAAGCCAAACAAGCTATTTTGGTTGAAAACAATAAACTGCTTAAAACGTATGAAACATTGGCATTAACGTCTATTGAAGTTGGTAAAGCTTCTGCAGTAGATCTTTTTAGATTGCAAATGCGTCAGAATGAATTAGAGCAATTAAGGTTGGTTTTAGAACAACAGTTTTTAACGGAACAAACAACTTTTAACAACCTTTTAAATAGAGAAAATACGATTAAAATTGATGTTGTAGATGCTTTGTTAATGCCTTCTAAAGGTTTTGACATTAACACTAATAATTTAGATTTACACCCCGAATTATTAAAATACGATAAACTATTTCAATCGGTAGCACAATCCGAATTAATGAATCAAAAAGAAAGTCAGCCTTCTTTTGGTTTTGGATTCGATTACATCAATATTCATGCAGGTCCAGACATCACTTTTAGTGAAAAAGGAAAAGATATTTTGATGCCAACAGTATCCTTATCAATTCCTATTTTTAATAAGAAGTACAAATCGAAAACGAAGCAAAATGAATTGCAACAACAAGAAATTGAAGCACAAAAACAAGAACGTTTAAACACTTTAGAAACCTTTTTAGATAAGGCCATAAACGATCGTATTTCGGCAAGAATCACTTACAATACACAAGTTAAAAACTTAAAACAAGCTAAGGCAGCAGAAGACATTTTAATTAAAAGTTATGAAACAGGAACGATTGATTTTAATGACGTTTTAGACATTCAAGAATTGCAATTAAAATTTCAAATGAATCAGATTGAAGCGGTAAAAAACTACTATTTTCAAACCACAAACATCAATTATTTAATCAATTAA